CCGGTCAAAATCCATAAGGATCAGCTTGCCGATCCCTGCCCGGGCCAGGGAAACAGCCACGTTGGATCCTAAGCCTCCCAGCCCGCATACCGCAACCGTGGCGTTGGAAAACGCCCGTTGCCGCTCCTTCCCATGCCGCAATTCCAACACCTGCATCCACTCTTCCTTTGATGGGATCATTCAGCCACCTCCCACAAAGCTTACCACTTCAATACAATCCTCATCCTGCAGTACGGTACTGCCGTACCGGGCTTTCGGAACGATCTCTCCGTTTTTCTCCACCGCGATCCGGGTGAGATCATAGCTGGTCGTCTTCAGGTAATCCTGCAGTGTAAGTCCTGCGATGGATCGTGCTTCTCCATTTACGGTTACCATTTCAATCCCTCCTTTTTCCCAATTTGAAGATTCAGATACACCCTTCATAAGACCGCGCAAAAAGGGGCCGCCGATCTGGCAGCCCCTTCTGTGCTTTATTGCTCCCTCTGCTTCGCAGCGGGTGTCCCTCCGTTGGCATTATCCAAATCAGGTTCTCGGTCGAAGGTCACACCTTCCTCTCAGCCTGTCTTACAAGCTCCCGTTTTTCCATATCCAATTATCAGTTCTGTATCCGAATGGATCCAATTACTGGTTGATATACTGATCGATCATTGCCTTGATCTCATCCTGCGGTTTGCCGATCGCACCCTCAACCTTCAGTGTACCGTCAGACATCTCGGATTTTGCTTTTTCGATGGCTGCTTTACCGGCATCGGATACGATGGAGCTGTACAGATCGTTCTCTACAATACCTGCAGCATCATCAGCAACGCCCTTTACCTGGTACTCACCGAAAGGAAGGGTACCTTTGTCCAGGTACTCCTGGATCGTAGCGTAAATCACATTTCCGCCCTGTTTGATAGCGGAAGTAACGAATCTGCTCTGGATATCGGGATCCTCTGTGTACATTAAGGACTGGTCGGAATCAACACCGATGACATATTTGCCAACCTCGGCTGCTGCTGTATGTACACCGTTGCCGGATCCGCCTGCGCAAGCAAAGATCACATCGGCACCGGCATCATTGTACTGTGTCAGAGCCTGTGTTCTTGCCGTGTCAGGATCGTTCCATGCACCAACATAGTTATAAACGATCTTTGTATCAGGATCGAAATATTTCGCACCCTGAATGTAACCAACGAAGAACTCCTGGATGGGAACAGTCTCGTCCATACCGCCGATAAAGCCCACAGTCTTTGCACCGCTTGTGCCCTCTACACCGGAGGATGCAACATCAGCTGCAGCGATACCGGCGAGGAAAGAAGCCTCAGATACGGAGAAATCAACACCATACATGTTGCCGTTCTCAGCCTGGTCTAGCACGTTCTCGTTCAGAATAACAGTTGCCAGATCCGGATACTCGTTAGCAATCTCTACCAGGTTATCCTTAAAGTCAGATGCTGTGATGATCAGATCTGCGCCGGCATCTGCCGCCTCATACATGGCAGTCAGATTTGCCTGCAGATCCGCAGTTGTCTCGATGACATGTATGTTGGCCTTGTCAGCCAGCTCTGTTGCTGCTCTGTCTCCACCCTCAGCCATGCTGTCCCAGTAGGAAAGGTCTCCTCTGTTTTTGATGAACACATAGATCTCAGCCTTCTCGCCATCATCAGCTGCAGCCTCATCTGTGCTGTCTGCTGCCTCTGTGGAATCCTCTGCCTTGTCTGTGCTGCTGTCAGAAGAACCGCAGCCTGCAAGCATACCTACTGCCATTGCACCGGTCAGTAATAATGCCAGTAACTTTTTCATTTCTTTTTCCTCCTGTTTACTCTTCTTCTTTTTTCTTAGCTTCTTCTTCGCACATCTTGTACAGGGTCTGACGATAAGAATCATCATAATCCTCCCATAACGGCTCTACCTTGCTCGCCTCGTTCAGGAAGTAGAAAACATCTCTGCCCATTGCTCTTCCCTTGATGGTGTGCATGTCCATGGCATAATCCGGAATCTCCGGCACATAACCTGCCTCAAATTCCTTCATGATGATATTTTTAATATGGTCGGTAGAACGCTCCTTCTTACATTTGCACAGATAACGGATCGCGTGCATGAAGAAAATCGGGCGGTCCCCATCGCCATATGCGAATTCTTTTCTCAAATCATTCATGGTCTTGACAAACATCGGTGCATCGGTATTGCCGAAGCCGATATCCTCCACGGAAATAACCAGAAGCCGGTTCCACATTTTCTCTTCGTGGAAGGTAGATGTAATGTACAGCTCATACGCCATGCGCAGAGCCAGCTCCTCTTCTCCACGGCGGATACATTTCTGCAGCGCGGAAATCACAAGATCTGCATCCAGTCCGCTCTTTGTTTTTGTATTTGACCAGGGATCATAATAAACACTGTTTGCCATTTGGTCTTTGTCCTCCTTTGATTTATGAAAAACACCAGTTATCCGGGACTTATGCAGCCTTGGCACGGCGTTCCTCTGCTTTTGACTTGCTCACCTGCAAAATGGTAAGCACAACAATGATAAACACATACGGGAATGCATCGATCAGCTTCAGATCCAGATTACTATAAAGCTGCAGATACACCGTGATCGTGTCCGAAAATCCATAGAGCATGGAGCTTAAGAAGCCCACTACCGGATTGCCCTGACTGATGGCCTGCATCGCCAGAGACAGGTATCCTCTTCCTGCCACCATACCGGCGGTAAAGGATTTGAGGGAACCCATAGAAAGATACATGCCGCCCAGTGCACAGAACACGCCGCAGAACAGCAGCGAAATGAACCGGGTCTTGAGCACGTTGATGCCTGCAGACCGGGCAGCCTCCTCGTTCTCTCCCACGGCCCGGATGTTCAGCCCCAGCTTCGTCTTATACAGTAAAAACCAGGTCACTGCCACCAGGATCCATCCCACATAGGTTAAAAAATTGTGTCCGGAAAGCACCTTACCGATAAACGGAATGGCGGAAAGTCCGGGAATTTTAACATTCGGAAAGGTTTTGCTTACCAGAGAACTGCTGGTGATCTTACTGCCTGCAGTCAGTACAAGGACAAATACCGTGCCACCTGTCGCTACCAGATTGATGGCCACGCCACAGGCATTCATGGGACCGCGCATCACCAGGGTAAAATATCCCAGGATAAAGGACACCAGAATACCGAAAAACAGACCTGCCACGGCTCCCACCAGAAGATTGCCGGTCCAGGCACTGCCCAGAACACCGGCCAGGGCACAGATGAGCATGGTCCCCTCAATAGCCAGATTGAAGATTCCCGCCTGGCTGACGATATTGGCTGCCAGTGTGGCAAGCATCACCGGCGTTGTGCTGGCAAGCACAGAAAACCAGAAACTGGATGATAAAAGGAATCCCATTATGCATTGCCTCCTTCCTGTGCTGCTGCAAGCTCTGCCTGCTCCAGGGCAAGCTTCTGCTCATGCTTTTGTTTGAATTTATACAGGAACCGGTCGGATGCTACCAAAAGGATGATGATGCCCTGCAGAAGGGTAACCACCTCCGGATCCAGATCCGTAGAACGGGACATGATCTCTGCCCCGATCCGCAGGTACGCAATGAAAAATGCGGTCAGCGGAATAAATACCGGATTCTCATTTGCCAGCATATGGACAAGAAGGCCGTCCCACACATAGTTTACCTGGCTCTGCCAGTAGAAACGTTTGTACATACCGACCATCTCAATGGCACCACCCATACCGGCGAAAATGCCGCCCATGAACTGTGCCAGCAGAATGACCTTCCCGGTCTTGATGCCGGCTGCCCTGGCAAATTCCGGGTTGATACCGGTGACACGCACTTTATAACCAAAGGAAGTCTTCTCCATCAGCACCACAACGAAAATAACTGCTGCGATGAGGATGAGGAAGCCATAGTTCATGCTCGTCCCCTTGATCAGATTGCCCAGCTTGGCATCCTTGGGAAATTTGGCGCTGCCCCAGGTTCCGGTCCCCTCCAGAAAGAAAGCGCTGATGATAGACAGCCCCAGATAGTAAAACACAGAGTTGAACATAATGGAAAGCACCGTCGGGTCTACCTTCGTATATTTATTGATCAGCACCGGCAGCATGGAAATAAATCCACCTGCGATGGCTGCTGCCACAATGAGCACAAACTGATGTAAAATATTGGGCAGCGGCACCCGAATGGCAATGGCGGTGGCGATGACAGCTCCCATATAAAATGCTCCGTCTGCACCAATATTAAAAATACCGCTCCGCAGCACAATGTTCAGGGACAGGCCTGTAAAGATCAGCGGCACTGCACGCTCAATGACATTGAAAAAGCTCCGCTTTGTCTGCAGGGGGCCCAGCATCAGCTTCTGTATGGCAAATACCGGCTCCTCACTGACGAAAAAGATAATCGCAAACACGATCAGCAATGCGATCACCATGGCGATCACGGTACGGATGACATTGAAATAGTTCATGATGTCAAATTTCTTTTTGGTATTCATGTTATGCCTCCGCTCCTTCCTGATGTTTGATACCGAGCATGTAAAGCCCCAGCTCCTGCTCACTGACCTTCGGCCGGTTGCTTAAGGATGCCACAACCCTGCCTTTATGCATGACAAGGATCCGGTCACTCAGAGCAATGAGTTCATTCAGATCCGCCGATGCCAGAATGATCCCCTTGCCCGCGCTTCGCATCTCCAGGATCTTCTGATGGATGAAGTTCATGGCGCCCACGTCTACGCCCCGGGTTGGCTGATCCAGCACGAGCAGATCGCTGCCAGCGCAGAACTCCCTTGCTACGATAGCTTTCTGGATATTACCGCCGGACAGGCTCTTGATCGGCTGATTCTCGTCCTTTGTCTTTACGTTATATTCTCTGATCAGTGCCTGGCAGTGTTCCCTGACCTTCTTAAAATCAATGAGCTTGCTCTTCTTTGCGAAGGAATCGATATTGGACACGACCATGTTCTCCTGTACGCTCATGATGGCTGCGCAGCCGTTATACAGACGATCCTCCGGCACATAGGACATACCAAGCTTGCGCACATGGGCAATGGATGCCTTCGTGATATCCTCATTTTTAAACAGCACCTGGCCGGAACGTGCTCTTAAGTTTGCTGTAATGATCCTGATGAGTTCACTCTGTCCGTTGCCTTCCACGCCGGCAATACCCACGATTTCCTTATTGCGCACGGTAAAGCTGACGCCGTCCAGCTTCATGACGTCAAACCGATCCTTGTACGTCAGGTTTTCCACTTTGAGGAGATCCTCATCCGGCTCCAGCACTTCTTTCTCATAATCAAAGGAAACGACACGCCCCACCATCTTATTGGAAATCTCTTCCTCTGTGACATCAGCGGTATCGAATGTGCCTTTCGTCTTGCCGCCCTTTAAAACGGTGATCCGGTCACTGATCCGTTTCACCTCGTTGAGTTTATGGGAAATAAAGATAATGGTCATTCCCTGTTTTTTCAGGTCGATGAGCCGTTCAAACAATTCCTCCGTCTCCTGAGGTGTCAGCACCGCAGTAGGCTCGTCCAGAATGATGAGTTTTGCACCTCTGTACAGGATCTTCAGGATTTCCAGCTTCTGCTTCATGCCGACGCTCATATCCCGGACCCTTCGCTGGGGATCAATGTCAAAATTATATTTTGCCGCAATGGCACGGGTCTTCTCCACGTCTTCCTTCCGGTTGCTGATAAATTTCTCTTCCTTGATGCCCAGCATCAGGTTTTCCGCTCCGGTCAGGGAATCCACCAGCATAAAATGCTGATGTACCATACCGATTCCTGCTGCGATGGCATCGCTGCTGGAATTAAAATGCACTTCTTCTCCTCTTAAAAACACCTGGCCGGAGGTGATGGGGATCAGGCCGAACAGTATCTTCATCAGCGTACTCTTTCCCGCACCGTTTTCCCCTACCAGT
Above is a window of Oscillospiraceae bacterium NTUH-002-81 DNA encoding:
- the thiS gene encoding sulfur carrier protein ThiS, whose amino-acid sequence is MVTVNGEARSIAGLTLQDYLKTTSYDLTRIAVEKNGEIVPKARYGSTVLQDEDCIEVVSFVGGG
- a CDS encoding BMP family ABC transporter substrate-binding protein gives rise to the protein MKKLLALLLTGAMAVGMLAGCGSSDSSTDKAEDSTEAADSTDEAAADDGEKAEIYVFIKNRGDLSYWDSMAEGGDRAATELADKANIHVIETTADLQANLTAMYEAADAGADLIITASDFKDNLVEIANEYPDLATVILNENVLDQAENGNMYGVDFSVSEASFLAGIAAADVASSGVEGTSGAKTVGFIGGMDETVPIQEFFVGYIQGAKYFDPDTKIVYNYVGAWNDPDTARTQALTQYNDAGADVIFACAGGSGNGVHTAAAEVGKYVIGVDSDQSLMYTEDPDIQSRFVTSAIKQGGNVIYATIQEYLDKGTLPFGEYQVKGVADDAAGIVENDLYSSIVSDAGKAAIEKAKSEMSDGTLKVEGAIGKPQDEIKAMIDQYINQ
- a CDS encoding ABC transporter permease — protein: MGFLLSSSFWFSVLASTTPVMLATLAANIVSQAGIFNLAIEGTMLICALAGVLGSAWTGNLLVGAVAGLFFGILVSFILGYFTLVMRGPMNACGVAINLVATGGTVFVLVLTAGSKITSSSLVSKTFPNVKIPGLSAIPFIGKVLSGHNFLTYVGWILVAVTWFLLYKTKLGLNIRAVGENEEAARSAGINVLKTRFISLLFCGVFCALGGMYLSMGSLKSFTAGMVAGRGYLSLAMQAISQGNPVVGFLSSMLYGFSDTITVYLQLYSNLDLKLIDAFPYVFIIVVLTILQVSKSKAEERRAKAA
- a CDS encoding ABC transporter permease; the encoded protein is MNTKKKFDIMNYFNVIRTVIAMVIALLIVFAIIFFVSEEPVFAIQKLMLGPLQTKRSFFNVIERAVPLIFTGLSLNIVLRSGIFNIGADGAFYMGAVIATAIAIRVPLPNILHQFVLIVAAAIAGGFISMLPVLINKYTKVDPTVLSIMFNSVFYYLGLSIISAFFLEGTGTWGSAKFPKDAKLGNLIKGTSMNYGFLILIAAVIFVVVLMEKTSFGYKVRVTGINPEFARAAGIKTGKVILLAQFMGGIFAGMGGAIEMVGMYKRFYWQSQVNYVWDGLLVHMLANENPVFIPLTAFFIAYLRIGAEIMSRSTDLDPEVVTLLQGIIILLVASDRFLYKFKQKHEQKLALEQAELAAAQEGGNA
- a CDS encoding ABC transporter ATP-binding protein encodes the protein MGTLLELKNVTKIYEGGVLANHNICFDVREGEIHALVGENGAGKSTLMKILFGLIPITSGQVFLRGEEVHFNSSSDAIAAGIGMVHQHFMLVDSLTGAENLMLGIKEEKFISNRKEDVEKTRAIAAKYNFDIDPQRRVRDMSVGMKQKLEILKILYRGAKLIILDEPTAVLTPQETEELFERLIDLKKQGMTIIFISHKLNEVKRISDRITVLKGGKTKGTFDTADVTEEEISNKMVGRVVSFDYEKEVLEPDEDLLKVENLTYKDRFDVMKLDGVSFTVRNKEIVGIAGVEGNGQSELIRIITANLRARSGQVLFKNEDITKASIAHVRKLGMSYVPEDRLYNGCAAIMSVQENMVVSNIDSFAKKSKLIDFKKVREHCQALIREYNVKTKDENQPIKSLSGGNIQKAIVAREFCAGSDLLVLDQPTRGVDVGAMNFIHQKILEMRSAGKGIILASADLNELIALSDRILVMHKGRVVASLSNRPKVSEQELGLYMLGIKHQEGAEA